AAGCTCCGTTTCAATTCCTCATAGGTAGTCTGGAAGCCATCTACTGTTTATTGGATTGGTTTTCTTTTTCTTCGTTTCAATTCCTCATAGGTAGTCTGGAAGCTGTTTCCCTCTTCGATGATGTCCAGGATAATGTCCTGTTTCAATTCCTCATAGGTAGTCTGGAAGCGAATCTATTTTTAATTTATATTTTTACATTTTATAGTTTCAATTCCTCATAGGTAGTCTGGAAGCTTCGCTCATGCCAATTTGCTTTCGTACCCAGTCGGGTTTCAATTCCTCATAGGTAGTCTGGAAGCCAAATTACACCACCAAAAACTTTTGCAGCATTGGCAAGTTTCAATTCCTCATAGGTAGTCTGGAAGCCCTACCCACTTGAGGCCGTCCCAAACGGCTGTGCCTAGTTTCAATTCCTCATAGGTAGTCTGGAAGCACAAAGCAACATCATATGACCACTCACCGAGTTTTAGTTTCAATTCCTCATAGGTAGTCTGGAAGCATCTCGCAGGCTCTCATGCAAAGACATAAACAAGAGTTTCAATTCCTCATAGGTAGTCTGGAAGCATCTTCGTTCTAGCTGGTCGGCTTCTGACAGCGAAAGTTTCAATTCCTCATAGGTAGTCTGGAAGCAAGAGGTCGCCCGCCGTGGCGACCCTTCTCTTTGGAGGTAGTTTCAATTCCTCATAGGTAGTCTGGAAGCGCCTACATAGTCCATGACAGAGATAGCGCCCGAACCTTGTTTCAATTCCTCATAGGTAGTCTGGAAGCATATTGCCCATTGCACGATCCTGTCTGGAAAGTACGGGTTTCAATTCCTCATAGGTAGTCTGGAAGCTAGAGTTGAGACTTCTGACTTTCTCGCGGGTAGGGTAACTCGTTTCAATTCCTCATAGGTAGTCTGGAAGCGGTACATTGAAGTCTTTGGCTTCGTACACTTCTCATGTTTCAATTCCTCATAGGTAGTCTGGAAGCGTTGTTACCGGGGGTGGCCTGATCGTGGGCGTGTTGTTTCAATTCCTCATAGGTAGTCTGGAAGCGTCTAGGGCTTTCACTATTTCTTCTCTGTATTCCATGGTTTCAATTCCTCATAGGTAGTCTGGAAGCGCATGGAAGCCTTTGATCGTTCAGGCTTTCTACTACTAGTTTCAATTCCTCATAGGTAGTCTGGAAGCGGGTTAATACCCGGCTTATTTATTGCTATAATACCCGAGTTTCAATTCCTCATAGGTAGTCTGGAAGCGGGATAATACCCGGCTTTATTTTACTATAATACCCGAGTTTCAATTCCTCATAGGTAGTCTGGAAGCGCTGACACTGGGGAATAACACTCTTTGAACCGTCAACAGTTTCAATTCCTCATAGGTAGTCTGGAAGCTATCCTATGGTAGACCAGAAAGGCCGCCCCTGTGGTGTTTCAATTCCTCATAGGTAGTCTGGAAGCGTATTGCTCCGTCTTGAATGTCTTTAAGTTCTTGCAGTTTCAATTCCTCATAGGTAGTCTGGAAGCCTTTTCATGGCTTCGAGCCCGAGAATTGATGATGCAGTTTCAATTCCTCATAGGTAGTCTGGAAGCGATATTTGTAGGCAGAGACGGGCACCTTACCATTGCCCAGTTTCAATTCCTCATAGGTAGTCTGGAAGCCTAGGCTTTGGTCTGGGATTCTATGATGAATACTTGTTTCAATTCCTCATAGGTAGTCTGGAAGCTCGCGTCTTTCAAGCGTCGAGATTCCTGTGATTGCGTAGTTTCAATTCCTCATAGGTAGTCTGGAAGCAAAATTCAGTCCTTCGAAAGCCATAGTGTCATCAACTCGTTTCAATTCCTCATAGGTAGTCTGGAAGCCTTCGTCATAAACTAGGATCCCGTTCATTTGGCCAGTTTCAATTCCTCATAGGTAGTCTGGAAGCTGTCCAGAATGTTGCGATCATACTTATCAAAAAACCAGTTTCAATTCCTCATAGGTAGTCTGGAAGCGTCAGACTTTTCAAGCAGGATCTAGCCAGCACATCAGTTTCAATTCCTCATAGGTAGTCTGGAAGCGAACAAGGACCAGGCCGATTTCTTCGATTGCACTGCATTGTTTCAATTCCTCATAGGTAGTCTGGAAGCCGATATTTCCAACACCATTCTAAGTTGAGAGACCCAAGTTTCAATTCCTCATAGGTAGTCTGGAAGCGCATCTATCTTGACGCTTGGCTTGACTGAGAAATTGTTTCAATTCCTCATAGGTAGTCTGGAAGCTCAAGAATGAGGTCATAGCAATAGGCTCTGCTACTTGTTTCAATTCCTCATAGGTAGTCTGGAAGCACGAGAAACGGCAGGACTGTTCATGTGCAGGCGTTTGAGTTTCAATTCCTCATAGGTAGTCTGGAAGCGAGTAGAGAGCGTAGCCCACGATTGCCTGAGTCGTGCGTTTCAATTCCTCATAGGTAGTCTGGAAGCAGTAGAGAGCGTAGCCCACGATTGCCTGAGTCGTGCGTTTCAATTCCTCATAGGTAGTCTGGAAGCGTTTCTAGCAGCCGTGAAAGGTACCGACTTCGTAGAGTTTCAATTCCTCATAGGTAGTCTGGAAGCGGTCAGACTTTTCAAGCAGGATCTAGCCAGCACATCAGTTTCAATTCCTCATAGGTAGTCTGGAAGCTCTGGTTTTGACGTTGGAGATATAACCATATTTGGTTTCAATTCCTCATAGGTAGTCTGGAAGCCCTCGCTAGGCAGCCATTGCAGTGAGTCTATATCTTTGTTTCAATTCCTCATAGGTAGTCTGGAAGCGCTGACAAAGATGGATGATGTGCAGAAAGACATCGAGTTTCAATTCCTCATAGGTAGTCTGGAAGCTTGATTCCATCCGTGAATGGTCTCGCATTGAGACCTACATGTTTCAATTCCTCATAGGTAGTCTGGAAGCTTAGCCGAGACGCTCAGAAAACTTACAACGAAATCAGTTTCAATTCCTCATAGGTAGTCTGGAAGCTTCATAATTAGACTTACTTTTGTAATTAAAACCCTTGTTTCAATTCCTCATAGGTAGTCTGGAAGCTGCAAGGCAGCCTTTGATCGGTTAGACTTTCTACTAGTTTCAATTCCTCATAGGTAGTCTGGAAGCAGAGTAACGCCCTTCAACGAAGCAGAGAGTGCCTTGTTTCAATTCCTCATAGGTAGTCTGGAAGCTATGCTTTGAGTCCCAAATTTGCATGAGTCTAGACTGTTTCAATTCCTCATAGGTAGTCTGGAAGCCTGACACTGACACTGACGAATAGCACCTGTCAACAGTTTCAATTCCTCATAGGTAGTCTGGAAGCTTTCCGTTCTGCTCTCTGAGCATTTGAGTGACTTTCGTTTCAATTCCTCATAGGTAGTCTGGAAGCTCTTGTTGACCTTGAGGCAATAGACCGTGAATTTTGGGTTTCAATTCCTCATAGGTAGTCTGGAAGCATAGTATCATGAAGTGCACGGAGTAGAATTATTACAGTTTCAATTCCTCATAGGTAGTCTGGAAGCGAAAAATAGAAACACTGCTGATGAAGCTAATCAAGGTTTCAATTCCTCATAGGTAGTCTGGAAGCGGTCAAACAAGGGATAGGGGCCGCAACCGAATGGCTTGTTTCAATTCCTCATAGGTAGTCTGGAAGCGAGACTTGGTTTTGGGCCTAGTAAAACCAAGAAAACAGTTTCAATTCCTCATAGGTAGTCTGGAAGCATTTTCTTGTTTCATTACCCACTCTAGACTTGCCAGTTTCAATTCCTCATAGGTAGTCTGGAAGCCGTACTTTCTTTATTGTCTCTGGGGAGACGATCAGTTTCAATTCCTCATAGGTAGTCTGGAAGCTGGCTTCGCTTAATCCTCTAATACGGGGAAGAGAAACAGTTTCAATTCCTCATAGGTAGTCTGGAAGCGTATTGTGTAATGATATACTTAATGCAATACTGTGCCAGTTTCAATTCCTCATAGGTAGTCTGGAAGCCAAGGCAGCCTTTGATCGGTTAGACTTTCTACTAGTTTCAATTCCTCATAGGTAGTCTGGAAGCATCAGATGGAAACATGAAGGTCTGGTTCAACTTCTTGTTTCAATTCCTCATAGGTAGTCTGGAAGCGAGTTAAAGGTTGATATTGAGCTGGCCCTAGCGGGTTTCAATTCCTCATAGGTAGTCTGGAAGCAAGTCAGAGGAGTACAAGTTTCCAACAGAACTTGCTGAGTTTCAATTCCTCATAGGTAGTCTGGAAGCCTTTTCCATTCTGCTCTCTGAGCATTTGAGTGACTTTCGTTTCAATTCCTCATAGGTAGTCTGGAAGCTCGGGCTGTTGATCGTTTTGAACTGTTCTTGATTCTTGTTTCAATTCCTCATAGGTAGTCTGGAAGCGACGTTGAAGCTGATGAGTAACTAACACGAATCATGTTTCAATTCCTCATAGGTAGTCTGGAAGCTGACGTTTCCGGAGGTTTCGGGTAGCGAAAACACAGTTTCAATTCCTCATAGGTAGTCTGGAAGCCTCATCACTGTGGATGAAGCACTTGAAAACTTCTAGTTTCAATTCCTCATAGGTAGTCTGGAAGCCCATTACTATATAGATTATAAAGGATTTTCAGCGTTTTGAGGCAACATTAGTTCTTGCCTGTTTTTCAAGGACCATTTTCTCATGAATTGCACACAAAACTGAAGAGCTAAATTAAGATGCTTCTGTCGATCCCCAGGTGTTTTCAATTTATCAGGGGTCGACGGAGAAGTAAATCAGGATTTGGATTTCCAGATTCCTTTTTCGCCTATCAAAAAAGTATGATCTTTACTGAATCTAGTACCAGGTGTCCAGCATATTTGAGCTGCTGAGATTTCTGCTCCGAATCTCTCTTCTCTAGTTGTTTCAAGTCCAATAAGAGGTTCTATGTTGCCACTTGACGCAGAGCTATCTATTTGATTGTCGGCGAGCACGTGGGAGATTGCCAAATGAGATCTTGAGAGTTTTATTACTGGAAATTCCTCGTTTAGTTCAATATCATATCCATCTAGATCAATTTGAGCAACTTGAACGCAGCCTTTTGATCCATCAGTTTCCACTCGACCCCATCCATAAGTTCTTTCACCGCCTATTTGTAGCTTCGAAAGTGCATCTTCCCAATTCAAGGCGCAATCTTTGTGTTCAAAGATATTTCCAATGAGATAGACTTGTTTCCCGTCTCTTGTTTTTGGAGCTATATACTCTGTTTCATGCAGACTGCCCTCGTCAGCCATTTTTGCACCCAGATCTAGCGCAGTGTTTACCGTACTTCCTATGTATTTCCATTCGAACTCATCTTTTCTTTCCCATGGGAGAAGATCGATTTTCTCTTCATTATCAGAGGGGTAGAAGTAGCTGAATCTGAGAAATTTATCGACGTCTATTCCAGTTGTGCTGTAATCAAAGCCTCCGTAGTCTCTGGCAAGCCTAGCAGTCAAGGCTCCCCAAAGGGTTCTACCAGGAACATAGTATCTTGTTTGCTGAAGGTTTCCAATTTTTCTCCAGCCTATGTGCATCGGAGAAAGCAGTTTGAGGGAAACCCTATGTAATTCCCAGCTCATTAATTCTTCACCTTCGCTTTGGCACCATATCTAGCGTAAACGAGAGTCCTTTCCCATAGGTCCTTCACAAGGAAGAGAGAACCTGTGTTGTTGCAGATCTTCTCGTTGACCACGCGGAGTACGTCTTCTGGATTTTTCTCATCCAAATCTTCAAAGTCTATTCCCAGCGATTCCCTTACAGAACCAAGCAATTCTTTTGCTAATTTTTCTGCTGTTTCGGTCTTCTTCTTTTCTCTCGCATAGAGATAGAGTATGCATGCATAAATGCCGTTTCCGTGGAGAACCAAAAGAACATCATTAATAAGTTTCTCGAGTTCTTTTTTATCCATGCTCTTTAGAGAAACCAGGATATTTTGCCCTGATTTCGCTGCAATATAATCAAGGTTATTCATTAGTTTTCACCACCAGAGATAATCGTCATTCTTCCGAAGCCCCTCGTGGTCATTCCGCCGATGCCCATGAATTCGATGACTTTGAACCCAGTTCTTACAACATCCATTGGGGAGTTCCAGTCTCTTGTTCTTTCATTGCCTTTGTAACTCTCCATTGCGGTTTTAAATCCGGTCGATCTGAAGTCATCTTGAATGACTTTAGATATGAACCATGTGGCTCTTGGAATTGCTTCATATGTGAATAGCGCGGCATCTTCGGCAGCGCCGGTTTCAGGATTAATCGCTACGGAAGTCCTTGTTTCAAGGTTGTCATTGACTATTTGCGTAAACAGCTTATCTGATACTATGTAGATCTTCTGTTCGACAACCTTCCATTCGTCTTTTTCTGCTAAGCCATCAAGTTTGGGTTTTTCAATTGCTATATTTTCTACATCAATGAATAGCCAGCCGATTTTGATCTTGCTGTTTTCATCTGTTCCGCCCAGGTGATAAGCTTTTTCTTCATCCGGACCGAGGCCTTTCACATCGAAGCCAATTTCGTTCAGCATAGCTCTTGTAGTAACCCATATCGTTCCTTCGGATGAACAGACCGGGAAAAGAACTATCCTTGCATCGGAAAAGCTAACAACGCCGGCCTTGCTGGTTTGCTTAGAACCAGAGCCGTTTATATACCCAAAAGTATATGATACTGGATTCTCAGTACTCTTGGGCTTTTTGCTACCAGCTGCATCCAGATCTCCCATAAACATCGCAGCGTACATCTTCGCCGCGCCTGAAAGGCTTGTCCCTGGAATTATCGGTATGTTTGAGCCGGCTTCTCTCATTATCGTATTGTCTACTATCCCCAGATTAGTTCCCCCCGTACCTATGTGGATCGGGTCAAGGGTCATGAAAATGAATTTCCTCTCGCTATAGAGTTCGTTGCTCATTCCGCCACCTCCGATTTATCCTTCATGATGCTCATGTGAATTTCCAGTACATCCACAAATTTCCCATTCAGACAAAAATCAACGAGTTTCTGTTTCTCATGGTTTGAGAGAAGCAGTTTCCATTTGAGATTTTCAACGACGTTCTCAACATAACTCTTGAAGGTATTGTCCTCTTTTTCTGAAGAAAGGGCCCAGTCTCTTCGTTTCTCTTCAACAAGAGTGTTTAGCTTCTTTATCTGGCTGTTCGAAAGTCTTGTTGAGATAATTGCCCATACTCTTTCAATCTCATCCAGATCATCAAGATAATATGGACGCCGCTTTCTATAATTTGAACGCCTTCTACCTCCGCTGCTGTAGCTGATTTCGAATCTCTGGGATGCTGAGGAAAGATACTCAAAGTCAAAATAAGAAGGAGTGACTTGAACTATGTCGCCCTCTTTGAGTTCTGAAACATGAACTAGCCAGTTTCCGGAAGGACCTTTGAAAGAAAGGGATCTGTTTTTGAATTCAGTTTCGTCTTTATCTTTGTTAACAACATAAAAATACGGATACCATATATCTTCAGAGCAGTCTCCCATCTTTGAGGGGATTTTCCAAACCTGATTTTCCTGGAAAGTCAATTCGAAGTAATCTGAGAGCTCTTCGGGTTGTTTCATCAGTGCCCATAGTTTTTCTTCATTGTCGATTTGCATCATTCTGCGCCCGGCATCCATGATTGCAGGAAGTGCTGTGTGATATCCCGCATACACAATTCCAAGATTCATGGGCAGGCGGTTTCTGACTTTTCCCATTTCCTTTTCGTATTTCTCTTTTATCTTTTTGGCAGCTTCAAGAGCCTTATCTGCCGGTACAAGAACCATGAATCTTTCCGGGTCTTTTGTTATTTCGATTAACGGGGAGTAATTACACGATTCGATTTCGATGCCATCGATTCTTGAACTGGCGAGTACTTTTGAAGGTTCACTGGAGTCGTATAACTCTATGTTCTTACCGTTCAGGTCTTTGATTAATTCATCAACTAAATCTTTCCGACTGTCTGTCTTTATTTCAACAGGGAGCTTCTTGGCAAGCAATTCAAGATTCTCAATTATCACAAGTTTTACGAATCCGTCGGCACCTTTAGGATTCTCATTCTCGTAGAATACAGTGAATTTGGTTTCATTCACTTTGGCTTCGTAGGCATTATTTGGGGGGAGGTTTAAACTATTTAGCCGGACTTTCAAAACAAACCTTTCAGTTATTGGATCTATAACTTCTTTGATTTCTGCGAGAGCCTCGTCCCAGAACTTACTTGTCGTCTCCCAAACTCTACGAACCCTTGCAAAAGAAGGAGGTTTCCGCCAAACTGCGAGTGCCAGCTTTTCATGTTTTTCGAGTGCTTTGTTTTCTCCGAGATCTTCAGAACCCACCATGAAGTTATAAAGGCCATCAACTGTTTTGAGATCAGTTAAGACGTATTTTTTCCCAACACTTTTCAGACTTGGGATACTATTTAGTTCATCTGATGTTGAAAGCTCTCTCGTGAGGTCCGTGAAGGAGAAACCAACTGTCTTCTTAAGGTTTCTGAATGTTGAAAGATTGTTTGTATTACCTATCCAATTATTCAAATTGAAACTAGAGCTAAGCAGTGCGATTTTTCCCGTTGAGTCTGCGATTTCATCGATCCATACGGTTTGATTTTTTCTGTTTCCTGCCCACTGCTTTCCACGACCAGTAATTCTGCTAAAACATTCTTCACAAAACTTAATCCCTAGTTTTCGAAAGTTAGCATCAATAGATCTTATATTGCAAGAAGGGCATAACTCTGCTTTTTCGGTCCAGAGTTCTTTGAGTTTCAGACAAGGAATATTGCCATCAGGCTTCTTTGATACAACAGAACCCAAATTATAGAGGTTTCTTGAAGGACTTTCGGTTATATGAAAGAACGGAGTAACTTCCCAGTTAGTTGAATTAGCGATTTCTTCGAAGATTGTCTGCTTCAGACTGAACTTTTTCTCCGTGACCAAATCATCAATCGCTAGTTTTTCGCTTAGCTCTGGAATTAGAAACGTTATCCCGTTTGTGTCTCTGAATATTTCTAAACCAAGAGGATACTCCACCTCAATTAATGATTTTGCTCTATCGAGTGCTTCATCAATTAGATCCCTTCGACTTATCATGTCTCCAATACCAGTTCCTTTTGCTACATAGCTTTCACCGTCGAAAGTCACGTGAAGATATCTGAAAGTGTATCTGTTGTCTTTATCGAAGGGATCTTTATATCCATTGATTAGGGATTCTGCAAGCTCTGCCTTGAAAAAAGCTAC
The DNA window shown above is from Mesotoga sp. UBA6090 and carries:
- a CDS encoding RAMP superfamily CRISPR-associated protein, which codes for MSWELHRVSLKLLSPMHIGWRKIGNLQQTRYYVPGRTLWGALTARLARDYGGFDYSTTGIDVDKFLRFSYFYPSDNEEKIDLLPWERKDEFEWKYIGSTVNTALDLGAKMADEGSLHETEYIAPKTRDGKQVYLIGNIFEHKDCALNWEDALSKLQIGGERTYGWGRVETDGSKGCVQVAQIDLDGYDIELNEEFPVIKLSRSHLAISHVLADNQIDSSASSGNIEPLIGLETTREERFGAEISAAQICWTPGTRFSKDHTFLIGEKGIWKSKS
- the cmr4 gene encoding type III-B CRISPR module RAMP protein Cmr4, which gives rise to MSNELYSERKFIFMTLDPIHIGTGGTNLGIVDNTIMREAGSNIPIIPGTSLSGAAKMYAAMFMGDLDAAGSKKPKSTENPVSYTFGYINGSGSKQTSKAGVVSFSDARIVLFPVCSSEGTIWVTTRAMLNEIGFDVKGLGPDEEKAYHLGGTDENSKIKIGWLFIDVENIAIEKPKLDGLAEKDEWKVVEQKIYIVSDKLFTQIVNDNLETRTSVAINPETGAAEDAALFTYEAIPRATWFISKVIQDDFRSTGFKTAMESYKGNERTRDWNSPMDVVRTGFKVIEFMGIGGMTTRGFGRMTIISGGEN
- a CDS encoding CRISPR-associated protein Csx11, with protein sequence MNKDLTVLAENRDVLLTAEIACWLHMIGKYTKEFMEGDHTKSRQLPNGLLQNLLTLLEEDLLQKAKRKLPIKDFQIPLVVEEFVSKHELGNNIIKDDANAFNKLLNDSHGRGSGTEKGILKNDVYSTQDNSSMHISTAFGYEANPTDADLIEQDSKDLYTLIENVLIDLLQILEISEVDNLGRLSKLRTKLINALNQHFAKAIGDTRRPINDVTLWDQTISSVAFFKAELAESLINGYKDPFDKDNRYTFRYLHVTFDGESYVAKGTGIGDMISRRDLIDEALDRAKSLIEVEYPLGLEIFRDTNGITFLIPELSEKLAIDDLVTEKKFSLKQTIFEEIANSTNWEVTPFFHITESPSRNLYNLGSVVSKKPDGNIPCLKLKELWTEKAELCPSCNIRSIDANFRKLGIKFCEECFSRITGRGKQWAGNRKNQTVWIDEIADSTGKIALLSSSFNLNNWIGNTNNLSTFRNLKKTVGFSFTDLTRELSTSDELNSIPSLKSVGKKYVLTDLKTVDGLYNFMVGSEDLGENKALEKHEKLALAVWRKPPSFARVRRVWETTSKFWDEALAEIKEVIDPITERFVLKVRLNSLNLPPNNAYEAKVNETKFTVFYENENPKGADGFVKLVIIENLELLAKKLPVEIKTDSRKDLVDELIKDLNGKNIELYDSSEPSKVLASSRIDGIEIESCNYSPLIEITKDPERFMVLVPADKALEAAKKIKEKYEKEMGKVRNRLPMNLGIVYAGYHTALPAIMDAGRRMMQIDNEEKLWALMKQPEELSDYFELTFQENQVWKIPSKMGDCSEDIWYPYFYVVNKDKDETEFKNRSLSFKGPSGNWLVHVSELKEGDIVQVTPSYFDFEYLSSASQRFEISYSSGGRRRSNYRKRRPYYLDDLDEIERVWAIISTRLSNSQIKKLNTLVEEKRRDWALSSEKEDNTFKSYVENVVENLKWKLLLSNHEKQKLVDFCLNGKFVDVLEIHMSIMKDKSEVAE